The Anabas testudineus chromosome 1, fAnaTes1.2, whole genome shotgun sequence genomic sequence GCCGCTAATCTGCTGGGTCCTGCTTACGAAATTTCACGAGCTGGGCATGCGCGCTGGGTGCGAGTTGCATAAGGCAGGTCGTGACACACGCTTGGACAGGTTTTGTAACTTAtcaaggagggggggggggcgtttGTATTTTGTAAGCGTTATGGCTGCTAGTAGCCAGTGTTTCATAAATGCTTCAAAAGGGGGAATAGACAGTTTGTGGGTCAACGCTGAGTAAGGCTTTTGTAACAGATCCTGTTATTATGCAAAGGGAAACGCTGTGAAGCCTTTGTGAAAGGTGATTTGTAGTTgaagaccccccccccccgcagTCACCTCTCTTACATAGATGTCTTCAAGttgttgaaagagaaagaaatataCCTTGTAGTGTCAGAACtctgcacacacatcacatgtGACCAGAAGATAATACAATCAAATGAAGCACAACACATCTTTGAGTAGAGGTGGGCAATACCTATCATCATTATAGCTTCATTATATATGATTGTTTCAGCTTCTCATGATTTACTATTAGCTGATTTTAATAGTattccagctttttttttttttttggtcaattgtgtgcttttttttttaaacaaagcaagACATTTCAAGATGCCACTTTCAGCTCAGCAATATGTTTTAAAGTTTCGTTTATGAAACATTAATTGAATATTTTTGGAATAAGCAACTAAGATTAATCAGTAATGGAAAGAGGTGTTGGTTGAAACCCAAGTAGTAATAGTGGTCTTGCTTAAAGCTCAATGCACTCCGCCCCTTAACGCTCCAGTGGAGGTTAGAAGCTGCCTACATGTCCAATGAGCAATTCGTAGTTAAAAGCATTTCACTtcagaacaacaacatgacaaatGAGTTAGGATGTTCAGGCCTCAGATGTCATATTGTGGTGATTGGGATTCTCTGTATGCAGCAGTTTACAGTAGGTTGCTGCTGAACAGTGGCCTGCAGTCTGGTAAGTTGTCCATCTGGACCTTCACCTGGGTTTTGAGAGCTTATGGAGAAACCTCCACGGTATTTAGGTCAAGCCACGTGCAACTTTGCTGTATCCCTGTTGACCTCAGTTACTCCAACACTGCTCCCAGGATAGTGAGTGAAGTACTAGTAAAGAAAGTTTAGTGGCCCAGATGCCCTGAAACAATTAGTTCATTAATAGACAGAAAAGTAATTGCAACCAACCATTTTTGTAATTTACTAATTAAGTTGAGTTTGATTACTGATTAGGTTGAAAATGGGAGACATCCTGCAAAATTGGGCTAGATATCGGATATTAACATCAGATCACTACAGGCCTAATTTCCAATGCTGAGTTTGACAGACACGTGCAGGTTAGATGcggcattttgttttcattaacagaAATAAGCAAATGCACATGATACGGTAACCATCAGCTTTCATACCATGGTATACCATGAAACACATCGGCCTACTGTTGCACCCCTACTGCCTTCATCCCCTAAAATCACTGCCCTGTCAAATTTAGATATTTATCTGGAATTAATTGTGTCTGCATTACATTATCTTTTGCTTCTTAACATATTATCCTGACAGATTAATTGTTGACAGATTAACAAATATAGAGGGACAACTACTGTGTGCTCACCTTGTATGTATGAGGTGCACTCAGAAAAGCAGTGAACTGTGTAATGTAGAGGGCATTTGAGGATAACTGGTCTATTACTGTCTGTCAAGAAAGACACTTGACATTGGGTTGAGGATGTGGTCTGTTATTACTGAGGGGGTGATGCAGTTATACCACTGGCTTTTGACAACACTGACCCTCAGTGATGAAGGTAACCCAAGGAGGACGACAGAAACTGCCAAATAGTTTGGGGTGCTTCGGTGTCAAGATGACTTGACAAACAACCTGTCATCTTTACATTAGCATCTGCCATATATCAGCAAAATGAGCCAAATCCCATGTGTCGCAGTGAAAGTGATAAATTACTGGAATTAACAGCATCCCATATGTTAAAAAATTGCCACTCTATCCATGAAGGAAGTTAAACTGAACCTTTTATGAAATCCAGTTAAAGTTAATCTGCTAACAAAATGGCTAATTTAGATTTTCCATCTATTTCATGTTTCTTGCAGATTCAGAAACGACAGCTGCCGTTCGACTGTCTCGAGCTGAAGCATACATGGCTCTCAAGCAGTACTGTCTGGCTTTGGAGGACACTGAATTTTGTCATGGGTCCAACTGTTCTGCGGAAGTAGGTCACTCTCTGATGCTGCAGCAATTAGACCAGCCAAATATTACATAAAATCAAGATTGAcatgaaaatgtcttttgtgcAGGCATTTCATTGTGATTTTAATCTATGATGTAAGGAAAATCTTTGTCAGGTGTGATTACACCAAATCTGAttccatcattttttttttttgttccacaaGTCACCGCCTTTGGATGAAaatgtctgccaaataactaaatgtaactgtaatgaCTGTTGCATTACTAAGAGTGCAAAAGCATTTGATTGTTGAATTAATACAGATTAATGATATTGGTAACAATTCAACTGTAATTGTACTATTAATGTGGAAATATGAAGGCTTTATCTGATCCGGGGAGCCTgacatccctctcactcacCAGAGTAAATGTAGGAATGATAAGAGAAAAACTGAGTGTCAAATATGTCATTTCACACTTGCCACGCTGGCACAACTGGTGTGAATGAAAACTGAGCAACAGCTTTTTCAAGAGACATAACTAAAGTCAGCTCTTGTCCACTTGCATGCTGGAAGCAAAACAGCCCTGCGACCCTCAACACTGCCTTTGTGCACCTGTGTAACCTGCCGACTTAAACCTCGTCAGAGCTCATTACTTTTAAAGGCTGCTACATTATTCTTTTACCAGTGAATGTGCACAAGCTAATCTTCCTTGCACACAACAGGACAAGTGTAGAGGGTAAGCAGTGAGCTTGCACTCTGtcatttgtttggtttattgtATCTTGtaccttgttttatttattatatctcTGTATAAGGCCGTTCATTTATTGTTATGAAATGTGCATGCTGCCATTATACTTTGGTCACGTGCACTACGTAcctagttttatttattacagctcATTTCATAACATAAATGTTGACATACACAGCtaatctttctgtctctttgtgccTTTTCAGGCTTTGTTTAGGAAAGCTATGGTGCTGCATGAAATGGGCCAAGTGGATGAGTCTCTTCAAGTCTTCCTCCAGTGCTTGGCAGTGGATGAGGACTTCCCCTGTGCAAAGAGACAAGTGGAAAAGGTGAGAGCATGACGAAGTTATGATTGATCTGCTGGTGCAGGAGGAGAAATAAATATTGATTGCTGTTCTCATTCTGAAATCTGGTAGTCGGTGGAGTTGGGACAGGGTTACACAATTTTAATGCTAGTGGCCAGCAGGAACAAACCTTCAATACACTGTAAGAAAATTTGATAGTAAACTACCACCGTACTACTATAACGTCACATAAAGAATTCTAGGTGTCCCTGTGCTAGTGTGAAGCTCTTCTACAATGGCCATTCGTTTTGTTTTATAGCTTACATCTGCTGTTATACTACATCCACTCAGTGGTACCTGACTTTTTCATGGCATGGATTTTAAAATGCCCCTCAAACTTTATGGCTAAATAAACAGTCTAACTGGAAACAAGATAGAGTTGCTGTGTTTCGTGGAATCCTGAAAGTACCCCCTGTTTTCATAGACTTTACATTGTGCACATTAATACACATAGAAAATGCCTCAAGTAAAATGCTGTGACTCTTTACTCTCTTTACTGTCATTAATAGACAGAACAAAGCATTATGTTCATGTTAATCATCATGGTATGAGGAACCACATATAATCACATGAGTTGTATGAAGTTTTCACTTAGTACAAAGTGTGTGAAATTGATTTAACCAGCTGTTTAAAGAGCTGCTGTTTGTATTGGCATCTTGTCTGAATTCCAGTCCAGAGAGAGACGCTGCCCACAGTAGACCTCACAACGTTCTAAGAGAAGTGTGGGAGCCAGACAGATGTCAAATTAAGTTTGTGCAGCCTATAATCACACTTTCTGTCTCAAAGGCCTTCCCAATACCCAAATACCcatgtaataaaaacagctaAACCATGAAAATGACAGCCTTCATCCGTAACGCCTTCATCGGAGTAAGGCAAACACAAGAATCAGATTATTAGaagtaaaatttaaaagctctcatttcagtttttttatcaGTATATCAACAGTAACTTGATCATTCTTACGCAAGAGTCAGTAGGACTCAGGGAAATTATGCACTTGAGTGATTAAGGAAAGAGTTGTGTgaggatgaatgaatgagtctGTCTAATGATTCACAACAGCACAAGCTATgcatatgtttaaaatgatctGTAGTTCAGACACCAGTTGAGTTTAGACCCTGAAGGGGAACTGGGAAGAAAGGTTGATGTTGTTTGATACTATGCCATCCATACCGAGGTCAAACTGAGATCATGCTGATAATTGTTCCAAACATACCATGGGAAGAAAAAGTGTATGAACCCTTTTAAGTGAAATGGTTTTCTGAATGatttggtcataaaatgtgatctgatcttcatctgagtcgCATGTATTAAGAAACATAATGTGCTAAATGAAGAACAGACAATAATAATCTTCACAATCACAGTGGTGGtgaaaaaagcaacaacaacaaacaacaagactTTAAGTAGAAGATTATATTCACACTTGCTTCAATTTTGGTTTAATGTCTTCTACAGACAATTGCTAATTGTCTTTAATAACActaatgtcatcatcatcagctctgCTCCATTGACAGCCTGAGTGCTTTTTTCAGATCTTGTGCGACCTGCTCTCTCCGGATCATGAGAACGTCAAGGTTGGCCTGAGGGAAACGACACAGAACACATCACCTCACTTGCGCAGTAAAGCCCTCGTGGCTCACGCTCAGGCtcaaccacagagtccagtccAAAGACAACACCAACACCAGGTTCGTGCCACCTCTGCCCACCACCATCTGGACAACGAGGAGGTAACAACTTGTATCTTACACGTTTATGAATGGAATTACTGTTTCAGTGCAGTTGTCACATCATGTAAGAAATTGTCGCACTGTTTATACCCATGGTCTGTTGTCATTTTCCAGAAACGGTGGGAAAGTCTGGAGCGCCCTGGACTGAGCCGAGCTCATTCGCTGCGGGTCCATGGCTATAACTGTGTGGAGGAGGGTCTGAAAAGAGTTTACTCTGCTCCTCAGCTGGGGGACCAGGACAAGGGGAGCCTTCTGAAGAGGAAGTTGTCTGTGTCAGACACAGAACCCTGTGTTGTGGACCGTGGaaacagcaaacataaaaaaggtCAATCCTCATTGTGATGCTTCCTGTTCTTCTTAATTTATTAGGTTTTAACTTGGAAATCAAATCTTATCACGTTCTGCTGCATTTTCACTACTCTGTTACTGATTCATaagttataaataaacattttttatgtccCAGTAATATATTTGACTTAATCAAAACCATTTCTACTTTAGAGTAAagttttttgttaataaaaatttactgtaaatttaacTTTGTCCTGTCACGTTAGGTGTGACGAAGGGCTTCAGACAGCAGACTGccaaaacaaaaatctgcagAAGTGTTCCAGAAGATCTGCTGGATCCCAGTGACTTGGAGTGCTCACTCTGCATGAGGTAAGGATGCAGGATGTTTCTTCCATATCAGCTCACATTGTACACTTGTAAAAACTGGACATTCATAACAAGCGTCTCTCTGATGACACTTGTAAAAACTGGACATTCATAACAAGCGTCTCTCTGATGAATACAGGTTGTTTTATGAACCTGTGACTACACCGTGTGGCCACACCTTCTGTAAAAACTGTCTGGAACGCTGCTTGGACCACACACCCCAGTGTCCCCTCTGTAAAGAGAGCCTTAAAGAGGTGAGAGAATAATTCATATTTGGCTAGTGTTGTGCAAATTCAATTTTCACATCCTCAACCCAATTTACTTGTGTCTTAATCTTTAATTATCACTTCCTGTGCTCTCCAGTATCTAGCATGTAGGAGGTACATGGTGACAACAGTATTGGACATGGTGATCAAACAGTATTTGAGTAAGGAATGTGCAGAGAGGACTAAAACCCATCTAGAGGAGACTAAAGAGCTTTCTGAGTAAGTAATTCTTTTCTCTGGCCTGGTTGATTCCAGTGTTTGCCatcagatgtttctgtgtgcagAAGATTCAAAGAGCCTAAAATATTTAGTGTTCATTTtgtccttctcttcttctgtacaGTCTGACGAAGAATGTGCCTATCTTTGTGTGTACCATGGCTTACCCCACCGTGCCTTGCCCTCTGCATGTCTTTGAACCACGTTACCGCCTCATGATTCGCCGCTGCATGGACACAGGCACACGGCAGTTTGGGATGTGTATTAATGATCCCCAGAAAGGGTAAGAAAGCAAggacaaaacaataaatattctCATAACCAGATAAGGGGTTTCTTAGAACactaaacataacaaaattCACGTTGCCAACTTCCAGCGTGTTTTTATCAACCAGCTATTTATGCTGGCGTTGGGGATTTTTGTTCATGAGTTAGTTTTCCTTACATGCATCAATTCATGGGTTGTCTCAAATGGATCACTGCTGGCTAAAAGTACGGAAGCTATAATGTATAATGGAACCATTTTGTCACTCCCTCCAGGTTTGCAGATTATGGCTGCATGCTAATTATCAGGAGTGTTCATTTCCTCCCTGATGGGCGATCAGTAGTGGACACAGTTGGCGGGAAACGCTTTCGAGTTCTGTCCCGAGGAATGAAGGATGGTTATAGTACTGCTGACATCGAACACTTGGAGGACAACAAGGTAAAATCCAAAATGACACACTAACATAGTTAGTAGCACAGTGGCTTTTACAATCGTTCTCCACCTGAAAtctatattttaaatgtgaacaaGTTGATGAGTTACGTCattgtaaatgttaaacaaaagcTTTTCATTTGAAGTTCAGACAGTGTAACAGCGACCTGTACATGCATTGATTTATTGTCTCCTTTCAGGTGGAGGACAGTGATGAGCTGCAGAGACTACAAGAACTGCACGATGGAGTGTATGAGCAGGCCCGTGTCTGGTTTCAGAACCTGAAGATTCGCTTCCACAATCAAATCCTGCAGCACTTTGGACCAATGCCAGAACGAGAAGCTGACATCCAGGTACGCATCTACTTCTGTCTAGGAACAAGATCTTGTTTAACTTTCTGCTTCCAAGACATGTGAGTGTCCTAACTTTAGAAATAACCATTTGTGCCTATAAATAGGTACAACAATtcatacattattattattttattgttatctAAAGGAGCTTTGACTAAACAgcataattaattaattagaaatgGCTGCAGAGAGTACAAAATTCTCATCTCATGACGCAAGTGCCTTTAGGGGAGACCCAAATTCCCATGGATTCACCTGCCACAGAGGTCTTATTACTCCAACACTGTTGTGTGCGCTCAGCTGTGGCTCCAGCTCGCAGCCTGCAGCGCTGAGAGGGATTACAGCTCTGCTCTTAGAACAACCATGGACCAGGCGGAGTCAATTGATAATATAGGCTAAAGAGCTTTATGGGTGTTTCATGCCTAATCCCACCATTCCTGTTACGTCAGAGAGCGTCATGAAGAGAATCCCCAAGTCTTATCATGAACATACATGCTAAAAAAGGAAAGCATGGAGCCATTATTTTTGGTGCTTTGTTCCAGGAAGTAATGCAGTAATGACTAAGAGCATTGTACTTGAGTAAAATGTAGTGCAGACATAATTTGTTCAAAGTCTTGAAAGAATCTTAAGCACATTTTGTAACTTGAAGCTCAGACTGTCAATGTAACTCTGATGCAGACATGCATACCTCTGGTAAATTAGCTTAATTACGTTTTAACTCATTCCAGGATTGTGGGGCTGAGTATAATTGAAATACTAGTACTTTTCAAATACTGTCTGTACAGAGCGAGCATGTCATTTAATTATCAATCATGCAACTGAAGTGCTGAAATGTTATTCATTCCCGAAAGCTGCGGCTTCAGAAATCTAGGTCGCCGCGGCTAATTTGGTGCTTAATCAAAGTGC encodes the following:
- the lonrf1l gene encoding LON peptidase N-terminal domain and ring finger 1, like yields the protein MSLHGHVEAAAEERSGFFIGAADSDEEDHHQLILHRANGLASENRLREAIHWFSVAGSYGPVRPEQLSTFVDCILRNFKSSAAAPSAQSRASSGDADLDCPNCASFLGEPVTVGCGHTYCKRCSQRRLFSKCRICGEAVRGDEKTNVVLCGLLDKWFPEELKKSKTLREVDELCRIKHFKEAVSLATKVIQSDSETTAAVRLSRAEAYMALKQYCLALEDTEFCHGSNCSAEALFRKAMVLHEMGQVDESLQVFLQCLAVDEDFPCAKRQVEKILCDLLSPDHENVKVGLRETTQNTSPHLRSKALVAHAQAQPQSPVQRQHQHQVRATSAHHHLDNEEKRWESLERPGLSRAHSLRVHGYNCVEEGLKRVYSAPQLGDQDKGSLLKRKLSVSDTEPCVVDRGNSKHKKGVTKGFRQQTAKTKICRSVPEDLLDPSDLECSLCMRLFYEPVTTPCGHTFCKNCLERCLDHTPQCPLCKESLKEYLACRRYMVTTVLDMVIKQYLSKECAERTKTHLEETKELSDLTKNVPIFVCTMAYPTVPCPLHVFEPRYRLMIRRCMDTGTRQFGMCINDPQKGFADYGCMLIIRSVHFLPDGRSVVDTVGGKRFRVLSRGMKDGYSTADIEHLEDNKVEDSDELQRLQELHDGVYEQARVWFQNLKIRFHNQILQHFGPMPEREADIQATPNGPACCWWLLAVLPIDPRYQLSVLSMSSLRERLVKIQHILTYLQSIPNN